A region of the Candidatus Methylomirabilis oxygeniifera genome:
GCCGGGAGGAATCGTAGGGAAGACGTCTCGTACGATCCGCATGAGCCTGTGGTAATCGTCCGGCCTGTAGAGGTTCGAGGTGCCTCCCCCAAAATAGATGCCGGCGAGCTGTTCGTCCTCAAGAAAATGTTGATACCGTCGCCCTTCCGACTCCAGATACTTCAGATAGCTGTCGAGTTGGGTTTGCCCCTGATACACTTCACTGGGAAACAGGCAGTAGCCGCACCGTTCAGGATTGGTGGGAAGGCAGTAGGGTGTACCGATATACACGTTGAGCCGCTTTGGTATCGCCGCATTTGCCATCCTCCGCTCGACCATGACCTCCTTTATCGGCACATCCCGCTCCAGCCAAAAGAGCGGGGAAGGATGAGCGTGCAGGACCCTGTTGCTCTGTCGCCGCGTCCGCTGCTTCTCGATGTAGTCATATGCCCCGTTGACGTGATGACCGTAAGTTGCCTGACCGCTTACGCTGCTCATGGTACCTCCTCCTTCTGCATAGCCCGCCCTCCGATCTGGAGGAACGGGGATGGCTGGTCGGACCCGGTCCAGGCTCTGAACAGAGCCTTCCAGCGTTGATCGAGTGAAGTGACATTTTTTCTTAGTCTTAGAATGGTGTCATAAGGTCGCTATGAGTGAGCGCCTCAGTGATACGAATAACCTATTTAACTGGATACAATGCGCGAGACAGCAGTTGTTATTGAGGATAAAGCAGGTGGGTATATGCAAGAGCGGTGCTACGTATGGTCGAGCAAAGTACATTAATATCTAATTGATGCAGATGTATCAGATAAAGACATGATCGGACCAGAGTAACCTATACGATCGAAGCGTACAGGGCGACTCAGGCACGGCGGATCGGATTGAATTGGAGGATTGGGATATGAAAAAACGAGGGGAGCGGGGAGAGGCTTAACCTGGGAGGAACTCCGGACGGATTCGCGTGGTGATCACACCCTGTTCCCAGGCCATATTAAGAAGACGTTCAAGGCCCTGTCGGCTTTCCTGATTCCAGGCGCGAGTGTCCTCATTGACATACATACCGACGAATCGGTCGGCCAGCGTCGCCTCCATACCGCGGCCAAACTGTATCGCGTAATCGAGCGCCTGCTGTCGGTGCGCCAAGCCATAGTCGATGCTGGCCTGAAGGTAGTTCGAAACTTCCAGACAACACGACTCACCAAGGTCCTTACGGATGGCGTTCGCCCCGAGCGGCAACGGCAATGCGGTCTGCTCGTACCACCAGGCACCGAGGTCCACCAACTTAGTGAAACCACCGGCCTCGAAGGTGAGCTGGCCCTCGTGGATGACCAGTCCGGCATCCGCCTCGCCCCTGTCGACTGCGTCGAACACCTGATCAAAAGGGACCTCAACGGCTTGAAACTCACTCAGGTACAGCCGCAGCGCGAGGAATGCCGTCGTCAACATACCGGGAACGGCAATTCGCTTACCACGAAGCTCGGCAGGATCGAACCTCCGCTTCGCCACAATGATCGGTCCATAGTTCCGTCCGATGCTGGCGCCATGGGGCAACAGGATGTAGCGGTCGGCTACATAGGTATAGGCATGAACCGAAAGCGCGGTCACCTCCAGCCTGCCTTCCAGCGCCCACCTGTTCAACGTGTCGATCGCTTCGAGGATGTGCTGGAAGCGAAACCGACCCGTATCGAATCGCTCCTTGGCCAAGGCGTAAAACATGAATGCATCATCCGGATCCGGACTATGTCCGATCCGGATAAGACGTGTCTCCATATATTGTCCGTCCTGTAGTCCTGTCATGGGGTATCCCAGAAATCGCCTAATGCTGAGATCATTCGGACTGAGCCCGTCGAAGCCCCACACGTCCCTGTCGACAAGCCCAGGGTGAGCGGAATGTGTGCACGAATCCCGAGGATCAACATAAGTCTACGTTATTCAGGATCTCATGACCACCGTTTTTCTTCGTTCTCCTTTATACATCGGGATTGAGGTGGGCGCAAGGGGTGATTGAAGATTCGTCCGCTTTTAGCGGTTGACTGATTATTCTTGACAAATGCGCGAGCGGTGACTATTATGAACCGTTTGTTGGTCTGAGGGCTTCGTTGACGTTTTTTTGAAAGCACCGCGAGGACCAGGGGCTCGCGGTTTTTTCGTTTCTAAGACCCTGATCATATCAGCAGAAACCGACGCTGTGATGAAGAGGGATAATGGCTCTTGACGATATTACAGAGGATACGATCGGGGGTTCGAGGCCCGATAAAGGCGGTCGACATCGCCCTCTCGAGGTCAAGGTAGACGGTCGAGGGGTCGAATCGGCTATTCGGCTCTTCAAGAAGCTCGTTCTGCGCGATGGGATTCTCAAGGAACTGAAGCGAAGAGCGCATTACGAGAAGCCGGGGGAGAAGCGTCGCCGAAAGGTTCGAGAGGCCGCGCGCAGGCTTCGCCGTCAGGCGGCTCGCGCGGTTCGCCGCGACCAGTCGGAATTCTGAGTCTCCCAAAGATTCGGGAGGAGAAAGCCGGCCATGGACGACGGGACCATGGCGACGGCGTCAATTGAACTGCCCGTAAAAAGTCGGCCCGAGGCCGACGAAAGGAGTTTCGAGAGCATGGGGACACGAGTGTATGTGGGCAATCTCCCGTTTGATACGGATGAAGCTGCGCTCCGCACCCTCTTCGAAGA
Encoded here:
- a CDS encoding conserved protein of unknown function (Evidence 4 : Homologs of previously reported genes of unknown function), translated to METRLIRIGHSPDPDDAFMFYALAKERFDTGRFRFQHILEAIDTLNRWALEGRLEVTALSVHAYTYVADRYILLPHGASIGRNYGPIIVAKRRFDPAELRGKRIAVPGMLTTAFLALRLYLSEFQAVEVPFDQVFDAVDRGEADAGLVIHEGQLTFEAGGFTKLVDLGAWWYEQTALPLPLGANAIRKDLGESCCLEVSNYLQASIDYGLAHRQQALDYAIQFGRGMEATLADRFVGMYVNEDTRAWNQESRQGLERLLNMAWEQGVITTRIRPEFLPG
- a CDS encoding protein of unknown function (Evidence 5 : No homology to any previously reported sequences), producing MLSKKRQRSPQTNKRFIIVTARAFVKNNQSTAKSGRIFNHPLRPPQSRCIKENEEKRWS
- the rpsU gene encoding 30S ribosomal protein S21, with the protein product MALDDITEDTIGGSRPDKGGRHRPLEVKVDGRGVESAIRLFKKLVLRDGILKELKRRAHYEKPGEKRRRKVREAARRLRRQAARAVRRDQSEF